The Girardinichthys multiradiatus isolate DD_20200921_A chromosome 24, DD_fGirMul_XY1, whole genome shotgun sequence genome has a window encoding:
- the LOC124861405 gene encoding NACHT, LRR and PYD domains-containing protein 3-like isoform X4, with protein MCPSYIVLFQLLEDNIVTFVKNELKKIQKVLSPDYPEGLESQWEDEEVLEGEDKEKRRSNREAFVKITLNFLKKMKQEELAKRLQSRLFSSVCQNKLQSGLKKRFQCVFEGIAKAGRPTLLNQIYTELYITEGGTGEVNDEHEVRQIETASRKPYRPETPIRQENIFKVPPGRDQPIRTVMTKGVAGIGKTVLTQKFTLDWAEDKAHQNIQFIFPFTFRELNVLKEKKFSLVDLVHHFFTETKEICSFEDFQVLFIFDGLDESRLPLDFHNKEILTDVTESTSVDVLLTNLIRGKLLPSARLWITTRPAAANQIPPECVGMVTEVRGFTDPQKEEYFRKRFRDEEQANRIISHMKASRSLHIMCHIPVFCWITAMVLEDVLETREGGELPTTLTEMYIHFLVVQTKVKKVKYDEGSVTDPHWSPESREMIESLGKLAFDQLQKGNLIFYESDLTECGIDIRAASVYSGMFTQIFREERGLYQDKVFCFVHLSVQEFLAALHVHLTFINTEVNLKEEHASISSWLKLLYEPSLHQRAVDKALQSPNGHLDLFLRFLLGLSVETNQTLLQGLLTKIGRSSRSNEGTVQYIKEKINENLSAEKSINLFHCLNELNDRSLVQKIQQCLSSGSLSSDKLSPAQWSALVFILLSSGEDLDVFDLEKYSASEEALLRLLPVVKASNKVLLKNCNLSERSCEVLASVLSSQSSNLREMDLSNNKLQDSGVELLSSELKSPHCNMETLRLKKCNLSERSCEVLASVLSSQSSNLREMDLSNNKLQDSGVKLLSSGLKSPNCNLKTLRLRSCNLSGRTWEVLSSVFSSQSCCLREVDLQKNNLQDSGEKLPSGSDCTMEIFREPAGVRWLKPGLRKYSCQLTIDTNTVSRKLQLSEDNRKVTWMEKLQSYPDHPDRFDDWPQLLCSDGLTGRCYWEVEWRGRVYISVSYRRIRRKGGSDDCLFGLNDQSWSLRCSDYGYSVWHNSRETPSSSSSSSSSSSSSSSSSSSSISNRVAVYVDCPAGILSFYRVSSDSLFHLHTFNTTFTEPLYPGVWLFPGSSVFLC; from the exons ATGTGTCCTTCATATATTGTTCTGTtccagctgctggaggacaacaTTGTTACTTTTGTGAAGAACGAGCTGAAGAAGATCCAGAAGGTTCTGAGTCCAGATTACCCAGAAGGCTTAGAGAGTCAGTGGGAGGATGAGGAGGTGTTGGAAGGTGAGGATaaagagaagaggaggagcaaCAGAGAGGCTTTTGTGAAGATCACACTGAACTTCCTGAAGAAGATGAAGCAGGAGGAGTTGGCTAAACGTCTGCAGAGCA GACTTTTTTCCTCAGTTTGTCAAAATAAACTTCAATCTGGTCTGAAGAAGAGGTTCCAGTGTGTGTTTGAGGGGATCGCTAAAGCAGGAAGACCAACCCTTCTGAACCAGATCTACACAGAGCTCTACATCACAGAGGGAGGGACTGGAGAGGTCAATGATGAACATGAGGTCAGACAGATTGAAACAGCATCCAGGAAACCATACAGACCAGAAACACCCATCAGAcaagaaaacatctttaaagtCCCACCTGGAAgagatcaaccaatcagaacagTGATGACAAAGGGAGTGGCTGGCATTGGGAAAACAGTCTTAACTCAGAAGTTCACTCTGGACTGGGCTGAAGACAAAGCCCACCAGAACATCCAGTTCATATTTCCATTCACCTTCAGAGAGCTGAATGtgctgaaagagaaaaagttcagcttggtggaccttgttcatcacttctttactgaaaccAAAGAAATCTGCAGCTTTGAGGACTTCCAGGTTCTGTTCATCTTTGATGGTCTGGATGAGAGTCGACTTCCTCTGGACTTCCACAACAAGGAGATCCTGACTGATGTTACAGAGTCCACCTCAGTGGATGTTCTGCTGACAAACCTCATCAGGGGGAAACTGCTTCCCTCTGCTCGCCTCTGGATAACCACACGAcctgcagcagccaatcagatccCTCCTGAGTGTGTTGGCATGgtgacagaggtcagagggttcACTGACCCACAGAAGGAGGAGTACTTCAGGAAGAGATTCAGAGATGAGGAGCAGGCCAACAGGATAATCTCCCACATGAAGGCATCAAGAAGCCTCCACATTATGTGCCACATCCCAGTCTTCTGCTGGATCACTGCTATGGTTCTGGAGGATGTGTTGGAGACCAGAGAGGGAGGAGAGCTGCCCACCACCCTGACTGAGATGTACATCCACTTCCTGGTGGTTCAGACCAAAGTGAAGAAGGTCAAGTATGATGAAGGATCTGTGACAGATCCACACTGGAGTCCAGAAAGCAGGGAGATGATTGAGTCTCTGGGAAAACTGGCTTTTGATCAGCTGCAGAAAGGAAACCTGATCTTCTATGAATCAGACCTGACAGAGTGTGGCATCGATATCAGAGCAGCCTCAGTGTACTCTGGAATGTTCACACAGATTTTTAGAGAGGAGAGAGGGCTGTACCAGGACAAGGTGTTCTGCTTCGTCCATCTGAGTGTTCAGGAGTTTCTGGCTGCTCTTCATGTCCATCTGACCTTCATCAACACTGAGGTTAACCTAAAGGAAGAGCATGCAAGCATCTCTTCTTGGTTGAAATTATTATATGAGCCAAGTCTCCATCAGAGAGCTGTGGACAAGGCCTTGCAAAGTCCAAATGGACACCTGGACTTGTTCCTCCGCTTCCTCCTGGGTCTTTCAGTGGAGACCAATCAGACTCTCCTGCAAGGTCTGCTGACAAAGATAGGAAGGAGCTCACGTAGCAACGAAGGAACCGTTCAGTACATCAAGGAGAAGATCAATGAGAACTTGTCTGCAGAGAAAAGCATCAACCTGTTCCACtgtctgaatgaactgaatgatCGTTCTCTGGTCCAGAAGATCCAACAGTGTCTGAGTTCAGGAAGTCTCTCCTCAGATAAACTGTCTCCTGCTCAGTGGTCAGCTCTGGTCTTTATCTTACTGTCATCAGGAGAAGATCTGGATGTGTTTGACCTGGAGAAATACTCTGCTTCAGAGGAGGCTCTTCTCAGGCTGCTGCCAGTGGTCAAAGCTTCAAACAAAGTTCT ATTGAAGAACTGTAACCTCTCAGAGAGAAGCTGTGAAGTTCTGGCCTCAGTTCTCAGCTCCCAGTCCTCTAATCTGAGAGAGATGGACCTGAGTAACAACAAGCTGCAGGATTCTGGAGTGGAGCTGCTGTCTTCTGAACTGAAGAGTCCACACTGCAACATGGAAACTCTCAG ATTGAAGAAGTGTAACCTCTCAGAGAGAAGCTGTGAAGTTCTGGCCTCAGTTCTCAGCTCCCAGTCCTCTAATCTGAGAGAGATGGACCTGAGTAACAACAAGCTGCAGGATTCTGGAGTGAAGCTGCTGTCTTCTGGTCTGAAGAGTCCAAACTGCAATTTGAAAACTCTCAG ACTTAGATCCTGTAACCTCTCAGGGAGAACTTGGGAAGTTCTGTCATCAGTTTTTAGCTCCCAGTCCTGCTGTCTGAGAGAGGTTGACCTGCAGAAAAACAACCTACAAGATTCAGGGGAGAAGTTGCCATCTGGTTCAGACTGTACAATGGAAATATTCAG gGAGCCTGCTGGAGTCCGATGGTTGAAACCAGGTCTGAGGAAGT ATTCCTGTCAGCTCACAATCGACACAAACACAGTGAGCAGGAAACTTCAACTGTCTGAAGACAACAGGAAGGTGACATGGATGGAGAAGCTTCAGTCATATCCTGATCATCCAGACAGATTTGATGATTGGCCTCAGCTGCTGTGTAGTGATGGTCTGACTGGTCGCTGTTACTGGGAGGTTGAGTGGAGAGGAAGAGTTTATATATCAGTGAGTTACAGAAGAATCAGGAGGAAAGGAGGCAGTGATGACTGTTTGTTTGGATTAAATGATCAGTCCTGGAGTCTGAGATGCTCTGATTATGGTTACTCTGTCTGGCATAATAGTAGAGAaacaccctcctcctcctcctcctcctcctcctcctcctcctcctcctcctcctcctcctcctcctccatctctaaCAGAGTAGCAGTGTATGTGGACTGTCCTGCTGGCATTCTGTCCTTCTACAGAGTCTCCTCTGACTCACTTTTCCACCTCCACACCTTCAACACCACATTCACTGAACCTCTTTATCCTGGAGTCTGGTTGTTTCCTGGTtcctcagtgtttctgtgttga
- the LOC124861405 gene encoding NACHT, LRR and PYD domains-containing protein 3-like isoform X3, with amino-acid sequence MCPSYIVLFQLLEDNIVTFVKNELKKIQKVLSPDYPEGLESQWEDEEVLEGEDKEKRRSNREAFVKITLNFLKKMKQEELAKRLQSRLFSSVCQNKLQSGLKKRFQCVFEGIAKAGRPTLLNQIYTELYITEGGTGEVNDEHEVRQIETASRKPYRPETPIRQENIFKVPPGRDQPIRTVMTKGVAGIGKTVLTQKFTLDWAEDKAHQNIQFIFPFTFRELNVLKEKKFSLVDLVHHFFTETKEICSFEDFQVLFIFDGLDESRLPLDFHNKEILTDVTESTSVDVLLTNLIRGKLLPSARLWITTRPAAANQIPPECVGMVTEVRGFTDPQKEEYFRKRFRDEEQANRIISHMKASRSLHIMCHIPVFCWITAMVLEDVLETREGGELPTTLTEMYIHFLVVQTKVKKVKYDEGSVTDPHWSPESREMIESLGKLAFDQLQKGNLIFYESDLTECGIDIRAASVYSGMFTQIFREERGLYQDKVFCFVHLSVQEFLAALHVHLTFINTEVNLKEEHASISSWLKLLYEPSLHQRAVDKALQSPNGHLDLFLRFLLGLSVETNQTLLQGLLTKIGRSSRSNEGTVQYIKEKINENLSAEKSINLFHCLNELNDRSLVQKIQQCLSSGSLSSDKLSPAQWSALVFILLSSGEDLDVFDLEKYSASEEALLRLLPVVKASNKVLLKNCNLSERSCEVLVSVLSSQSSNLREMDLSNNKLQDSRVELLSSGLNSPNCNMKTLRLKNCNLSERSCEVLASVLSSQSSNLREMDLSNNKLQDSGVELLSSELKSPHCNMETLRLKKCNLSERSCEVLASVLSSQSSNLREMDLSNNKLQDSGVKLLSSGLKSPNCNLKTLRLRSCNLSGRTWEVLSSVFSSQSCCLREVDLQKNNLQDSGEKLPSGSDCTMEIFREPAGVRWLKPGLRKYSCQLTIDTNTVSRKLQLSEDNRKVTWMEKLQSYPDHPDRFDDWPQLLCSDGLTGRCYWEVEWRGRVYISVSYRRIRRKGGSDDCLFGLNDQSWSLRCSDYGYSVWHNSRETPSSSSSSSSSSSSSSSSSSSSISNRVAVYVDCPAGILSFYRVSSDSLFHLHTFNTTFTEPLYPGVWLFPGSSVFLC; translated from the exons ATGTGTCCTTCATATATTGTTCTGTtccagctgctggaggacaacaTTGTTACTTTTGTGAAGAACGAGCTGAAGAAGATCCAGAAGGTTCTGAGTCCAGATTACCCAGAAGGCTTAGAGAGTCAGTGGGAGGATGAGGAGGTGTTGGAAGGTGAGGATaaagagaagaggaggagcaaCAGAGAGGCTTTTGTGAAGATCACACTGAACTTCCTGAAGAAGATGAAGCAGGAGGAGTTGGCTAAACGTCTGCAGAGCA GACTTTTTTCCTCAGTTTGTCAAAATAAACTTCAATCTGGTCTGAAGAAGAGGTTCCAGTGTGTGTTTGAGGGGATCGCTAAAGCAGGAAGACCAACCCTTCTGAACCAGATCTACACAGAGCTCTACATCACAGAGGGAGGGACTGGAGAGGTCAATGATGAACATGAGGTCAGACAGATTGAAACAGCATCCAGGAAACCATACAGACCAGAAACACCCATCAGAcaagaaaacatctttaaagtCCCACCTGGAAgagatcaaccaatcagaacagTGATGACAAAGGGAGTGGCTGGCATTGGGAAAACAGTCTTAACTCAGAAGTTCACTCTGGACTGGGCTGAAGACAAAGCCCACCAGAACATCCAGTTCATATTTCCATTCACCTTCAGAGAGCTGAATGtgctgaaagagaaaaagttcagcttggtggaccttgttcatcacttctttactgaaaccAAAGAAATCTGCAGCTTTGAGGACTTCCAGGTTCTGTTCATCTTTGATGGTCTGGATGAGAGTCGACTTCCTCTGGACTTCCACAACAAGGAGATCCTGACTGATGTTACAGAGTCCACCTCAGTGGATGTTCTGCTGACAAACCTCATCAGGGGGAAACTGCTTCCCTCTGCTCGCCTCTGGATAACCACACGAcctgcagcagccaatcagatccCTCCTGAGTGTGTTGGCATGgtgacagaggtcagagggttcACTGACCCACAGAAGGAGGAGTACTTCAGGAAGAGATTCAGAGATGAGGAGCAGGCCAACAGGATAATCTCCCACATGAAGGCATCAAGAAGCCTCCACATTATGTGCCACATCCCAGTCTTCTGCTGGATCACTGCTATGGTTCTGGAGGATGTGTTGGAGACCAGAGAGGGAGGAGAGCTGCCCACCACCCTGACTGAGATGTACATCCACTTCCTGGTGGTTCAGACCAAAGTGAAGAAGGTCAAGTATGATGAAGGATCTGTGACAGATCCACACTGGAGTCCAGAAAGCAGGGAGATGATTGAGTCTCTGGGAAAACTGGCTTTTGATCAGCTGCAGAAAGGAAACCTGATCTTCTATGAATCAGACCTGACAGAGTGTGGCATCGATATCAGAGCAGCCTCAGTGTACTCTGGAATGTTCACACAGATTTTTAGAGAGGAGAGAGGGCTGTACCAGGACAAGGTGTTCTGCTTCGTCCATCTGAGTGTTCAGGAGTTTCTGGCTGCTCTTCATGTCCATCTGACCTTCATCAACACTGAGGTTAACCTAAAGGAAGAGCATGCAAGCATCTCTTCTTGGTTGAAATTATTATATGAGCCAAGTCTCCATCAGAGAGCTGTGGACAAGGCCTTGCAAAGTCCAAATGGACACCTGGACTTGTTCCTCCGCTTCCTCCTGGGTCTTTCAGTGGAGACCAATCAGACTCTCCTGCAAGGTCTGCTGACAAAGATAGGAAGGAGCTCACGTAGCAACGAAGGAACCGTTCAGTACATCAAGGAGAAGATCAATGAGAACTTGTCTGCAGAGAAAAGCATCAACCTGTTCCACtgtctgaatgaactgaatgatCGTTCTCTGGTCCAGAAGATCCAACAGTGTCTGAGTTCAGGAAGTCTCTCCTCAGATAAACTGTCTCCTGCTCAGTGGTCAGCTCTGGTCTTTATCTTACTGTCATCAGGAGAAGATCTGGATGTGTTTGACCTGGAGAAATACTCTGCTTCAGAGGAGGCTCTTCTCAGGCTGCTGCCAGTGGTCAAAGCTTCAAACAAAGTTCT ATTGAAGAACTGTAACCTCTCAGAGAGAAGCTGTGAAGTTCTGGTCTCAGTTCTCAGCTCCCAGTCCTCTAATCTGAGAGAGATGGACCTGAGTAACAACAAGCTGCAGGATTCTAGAGTGGAGCTGCTGTCTTCTGGACTGAATAGTCCAAACTGCAACATGAAAACTCTCAG ATTGAAGAACTGTAACCTCTCAGAGAGAAGCTGTGAAGTTCTGGCCTCAGTTCTCAGCTCCCAGTCCTCTAATCTGAGAGAGATGGACCTGAGTAACAACAAGCTGCAGGATTCTGGAGTGGAGCTGCTGTCTTCTGAACTGAAGAGTCCACACTGCAACATGGAAACTCTCAG ATTGAAGAAGTGTAACCTCTCAGAGAGAAGCTGTGAAGTTCTGGCCTCAGTTCTCAGCTCCCAGTCCTCTAATCTGAGAGAGATGGACCTGAGTAACAACAAGCTGCAGGATTCTGGAGTGAAGCTGCTGTCTTCTGGTCTGAAGAGTCCAAACTGCAATTTGAAAACTCTCAG ACTTAGATCCTGTAACCTCTCAGGGAGAACTTGGGAAGTTCTGTCATCAGTTTTTAGCTCCCAGTCCTGCTGTCTGAGAGAGGTTGACCTGCAGAAAAACAACCTACAAGATTCAGGGGAGAAGTTGCCATCTGGTTCAGACTGTACAATGGAAATATTCAG gGAGCCTGCTGGAGTCCGATGGTTGAAACCAGGTCTGAGGAAGT ATTCCTGTCAGCTCACAATCGACACAAACACAGTGAGCAGGAAACTTCAACTGTCTGAAGACAACAGGAAGGTGACATGGATGGAGAAGCTTCAGTCATATCCTGATCATCCAGACAGATTTGATGATTGGCCTCAGCTGCTGTGTAGTGATGGTCTGACTGGTCGCTGTTACTGGGAGGTTGAGTGGAGAGGAAGAGTTTATATATCAGTGAGTTACAGAAGAATCAGGAGGAAAGGAGGCAGTGATGACTGTTTGTTTGGATTAAATGATCAGTCCTGGAGTCTGAGATGCTCTGATTATGGTTACTCTGTCTGGCATAATAGTAGAGAaacaccctcctcctcctcctcctcctcctcctcctcctcctcctcctcctcctcctcctcctcctccatctctaaCAGAGTAGCAGTGTATGTGGACTGTCCTGCTGGCATTCTGTCCTTCTACAGAGTCTCCTCTGACTCACTTTTCCACCTCCACACCTTCAACACCACATTCACTGAACCTCTTTATCCTGGAGTCTGGTTGTTTCCTGGTtcctcagtgtttctgtgttga
- the LOC124861405 gene encoding NACHT, LRR and PYD domains-containing protein 3-like isoform X1: protein MCPSYIVLFQLLEDNIVTFVKNELKKIQKVLSPDYPEGLESQWEDEEVLEGEDKEKRRSNREAFVKITLNFLKKMKQEELAKRLQSRLFSSVCQNKLQSGLKKRFQCVFEGIAKAGRPTLLNQIYTELYITEGGTGEVNDEHEVRQIETASRKPYRPETPIRQENIFKVPPGRDQPIRTVMTKGVAGIGKTVLTQKFTLDWAEDKAHQNIQFIFPFTFRELNVLKEKKFSLVDLVHHFFTETKEICSFEDFQVLFIFDGLDESRLPLDFHNKEILTDVTESTSVDVLLTNLIRGKLLPSARLWITTRPAAANQIPPECVGMVTEVRGFTDPQKEEYFRKRFRDEEQANRIISHMKASRSLHIMCHIPVFCWITAMVLEDVLETREGGELPTTLTEMYIHFLVVQTKVKKVKYDEGSVTDPHWSPESREMIESLGKLAFDQLQKGNLIFYESDLTECGIDIRAASVYSGMFTQIFREERGLYQDKVFCFVHLSVQEFLAALHVHLTFINTEVNLKEEHASISSWLKLLYEPSLHQRAVDKALQSPNGHLDLFLRFLLGLSVETNQTLLQGLLTKIGRSSRSNEGTVQYIKEKINENLSAEKSINLFHCLNELNDRSLVQKIQQCLSSGSLSSDKLSPAQWSALVFILLSSGEDLDVFDLEKYSASEEALLRLLPVVKASNKVLLKNCNLSERSCEVLVSVLSSQSSNLREMDLSNNKLQDSRVELLSSGLNSPNCNMKTLRLKNCNLSERSCEVLASVLSSQSSNLREMDLSNNKLQDSGVELLSSELKSPHCNMETLRLKNCNLSERSCEVLASVLSFQSSNLREMDLSDNTLQDSGVELLSRGLKRPHCKLETLRLKKCNLSERSCEVLASVLSSQSSNLREMDLSNNKLQDSGVKLLSSGLKSPNCNLKTLRLRSCNLSGRTWEVLSSVFSSQSCCLREVDLQKNNLQDSGEKLPSGSDCTMEIFREPAGVRWLKPGLRKYSCQLTIDTNTVSRKLQLSEDNRKVTWMEKLQSYPDHPDRFDDWPQLLCSDGLTGRCYWEVEWRGRVYISVSYRRIRRKGGSDDCLFGLNDQSWSLRCSDYGYSVWHNSRETPSSSSSSSSSSSSSSSSSSSSISNRVAVYVDCPAGILSFYRVSSDSLFHLHTFNTTFTEPLYPGVWLFPGSSVFLC from the exons ATGTGTCCTTCATATATTGTTCTGTtccagctgctggaggacaacaTTGTTACTTTTGTGAAGAACGAGCTGAAGAAGATCCAGAAGGTTCTGAGTCCAGATTACCCAGAAGGCTTAGAGAGTCAGTGGGAGGATGAGGAGGTGTTGGAAGGTGAGGATaaagagaagaggaggagcaaCAGAGAGGCTTTTGTGAAGATCACACTGAACTTCCTGAAGAAGATGAAGCAGGAGGAGTTGGCTAAACGTCTGCAGAGCA GACTTTTTTCCTCAGTTTGTCAAAATAAACTTCAATCTGGTCTGAAGAAGAGGTTCCAGTGTGTGTTTGAGGGGATCGCTAAAGCAGGAAGACCAACCCTTCTGAACCAGATCTACACAGAGCTCTACATCACAGAGGGAGGGACTGGAGAGGTCAATGATGAACATGAGGTCAGACAGATTGAAACAGCATCCAGGAAACCATACAGACCAGAAACACCCATCAGAcaagaaaacatctttaaagtCCCACCTGGAAgagatcaaccaatcagaacagTGATGACAAAGGGAGTGGCTGGCATTGGGAAAACAGTCTTAACTCAGAAGTTCACTCTGGACTGGGCTGAAGACAAAGCCCACCAGAACATCCAGTTCATATTTCCATTCACCTTCAGAGAGCTGAATGtgctgaaagagaaaaagttcagcttggtggaccttgttcatcacttctttactgaaaccAAAGAAATCTGCAGCTTTGAGGACTTCCAGGTTCTGTTCATCTTTGATGGTCTGGATGAGAGTCGACTTCCTCTGGACTTCCACAACAAGGAGATCCTGACTGATGTTACAGAGTCCACCTCAGTGGATGTTCTGCTGACAAACCTCATCAGGGGGAAACTGCTTCCCTCTGCTCGCCTCTGGATAACCACACGAcctgcagcagccaatcagatccCTCCTGAGTGTGTTGGCATGgtgacagaggtcagagggttcACTGACCCACAGAAGGAGGAGTACTTCAGGAAGAGATTCAGAGATGAGGAGCAGGCCAACAGGATAATCTCCCACATGAAGGCATCAAGAAGCCTCCACATTATGTGCCACATCCCAGTCTTCTGCTGGATCACTGCTATGGTTCTGGAGGATGTGTTGGAGACCAGAGAGGGAGGAGAGCTGCCCACCACCCTGACTGAGATGTACATCCACTTCCTGGTGGTTCAGACCAAAGTGAAGAAGGTCAAGTATGATGAAGGATCTGTGACAGATCCACACTGGAGTCCAGAAAGCAGGGAGATGATTGAGTCTCTGGGAAAACTGGCTTTTGATCAGCTGCAGAAAGGAAACCTGATCTTCTATGAATCAGACCTGACAGAGTGTGGCATCGATATCAGAGCAGCCTCAGTGTACTCTGGAATGTTCACACAGATTTTTAGAGAGGAGAGAGGGCTGTACCAGGACAAGGTGTTCTGCTTCGTCCATCTGAGTGTTCAGGAGTTTCTGGCTGCTCTTCATGTCCATCTGACCTTCATCAACACTGAGGTTAACCTAAAGGAAGAGCATGCAAGCATCTCTTCTTGGTTGAAATTATTATATGAGCCAAGTCTCCATCAGAGAGCTGTGGACAAGGCCTTGCAAAGTCCAAATGGACACCTGGACTTGTTCCTCCGCTTCCTCCTGGGTCTTTCAGTGGAGACCAATCAGACTCTCCTGCAAGGTCTGCTGACAAAGATAGGAAGGAGCTCACGTAGCAACGAAGGAACCGTTCAGTACATCAAGGAGAAGATCAATGAGAACTTGTCTGCAGAGAAAAGCATCAACCTGTTCCACtgtctgaatgaactgaatgatCGTTCTCTGGTCCAGAAGATCCAACAGTGTCTGAGTTCAGGAAGTCTCTCCTCAGATAAACTGTCTCCTGCTCAGTGGTCAGCTCTGGTCTTTATCTTACTGTCATCAGGAGAAGATCTGGATGTGTTTGACCTGGAGAAATACTCTGCTTCAGAGGAGGCTCTTCTCAGGCTGCTGCCAGTGGTCAAAGCTTCAAACAAAGTTCT ATTGAAGAACTGTAACCTCTCAGAGAGAAGCTGTGAAGTTCTGGTCTCAGTTCTCAGCTCCCAGTCCTCTAATCTGAGAGAGATGGACCTGAGTAACAACAAGCTGCAGGATTCTAGAGTGGAGCTGCTGTCTTCTGGACTGAATAGTCCAAACTGCAACATGAAAACTCTCAG ATTGAAGAACTGTAACCTCTCAGAGAGAAGCTGTGAAGTTCTGGCCTCAGTTCTCAGCTCCCAGTCCTCTAATCTGAGAGAGATGGACCTGAGTAACAACAAGCTGCAGGATTCTGGAGTGGAGCTGCTGTCTTCTGAACTGAAGAGTCCACACTGCAACATGGAAACTCTCAG ACTGAAGAACTGTAACCTCTCAGAGAGAAGCTGTGAAGTTCTTGCCTCAGTTCTCAGCTTCCAGTCCTCTAATCTGAGAGAAATGGACCTGAGTGACAACACGCTGCAGGATTCTGGAGTGGAGCTGCTGTCTCGTGGACTGAAGAGACCACACTGCAAACTGGAAACTCTCAG ATTGAAGAAGTGTAACCTCTCAGAGAGAAGCTGTGAAGTTCTGGCCTCAGTTCTCAGCTCCCAGTCCTCTAATCTGAGAGAGATGGACCTGAGTAACAACAAGCTGCAGGATTCTGGAGTGAAGCTGCTGTCTTCTGGTCTGAAGAGTCCAAACTGCAATTTGAAAACTCTCAG ACTTAGATCCTGTAACCTCTCAGGGAGAACTTGGGAAGTTCTGTCATCAGTTTTTAGCTCCCAGTCCTGCTGTCTGAGAGAGGTTGACCTGCAGAAAAACAACCTACAAGATTCAGGGGAGAAGTTGCCATCTGGTTCAGACTGTACAATGGAAATATTCAG gGAGCCTGCTGGAGTCCGATGGTTGAAACCAGGTCTGAGGAAGT ATTCCTGTCAGCTCACAATCGACACAAACACAGTGAGCAGGAAACTTCAACTGTCTGAAGACAACAGGAAGGTGACATGGATGGAGAAGCTTCAGTCATATCCTGATCATCCAGACAGATTTGATGATTGGCCTCAGCTGCTGTGTAGTGATGGTCTGACTGGTCGCTGTTACTGGGAGGTTGAGTGGAGAGGAAGAGTTTATATATCAGTGAGTTACAGAAGAATCAGGAGGAAAGGAGGCAGTGATGACTGTTTGTTTGGATTAAATGATCAGTCCTGGAGTCTGAGATGCTCTGATTATGGTTACTCTGTCTGGCATAATAGTAGAGAaacaccctcctcctcctcctcctcctcctcctcctcctcctcctcctcctcctcctcctcctcctccatctctaaCAGAGTAGCAGTGTATGTGGACTGTCCTGCTGGCATTCTGTCCTTCTACAGAGTCTCCTCTGACTCACTTTTCCACCTCCACACCTTCAACACCACATTCACTGAACCTCTTTATCCTGGAGTCTGGTTGTTTCCTGGTtcctcagtgtttctgtgttga